A window of the Candidatus Neomarinimicrobiota bacterium genome harbors these coding sequences:
- a CDS encoding membrane dipeptidase has product MLKKNVASDLIEGKSDSPMVDISHMNDASVEDVLTVTKAPIIASHSCARAICDHPRNLNDDLLQEVEKIAGL; this is encoded by the coding sequence GTGCTCAAAAAGAACGTCGCATCAGACCTGATCGAAGGCAAAAGTGATTCCCCGATGGTTGATATCTCTCACATGAATGATGCTTCTGTGGAAGATGTGTTGACCGTGACCAAGGCACCCATAATTGCCTCTCATTCCTGTGCCAGGGCGATCTGTGATCATCCCCGTAACTTGAATGATGACTTACTCCAGGAAGTTGAGAAAATAGCAGGTTTGTAG